Proteins encoded in a region of the Gammaproteobacteria bacterium genome:
- a CDS encoding methylmalonyl-CoA mutase family protein: MRFITAASLFDGHDAAINIMRRMLQASGVEVIHLAHNRSVQEVVEAAIQEDVDGIAISSYQGGHLEYFKYLVDQLRDRGAGHIRIFGGGGGVIIPAEIAELHDYGVERLFSPADGQKMGLQGMIDDIIKRSHAASGRPAAPPASELPGGDRLQLTRFITALENGSVSAEQLELLRGLADQAAATPVLGITGTGGAGKSSLTDELVSRFRQDSNDKVSIAILAIDPTRRKTGGALLGDRIRMNAINHPSLFMRSIATRRAGAEIPENLQAIIDATKASGFDLTIVETPGIGQGDAGIVPFVDCSLYVMTPEFGAASQLEKIDMLDFADLFAINKFDRQGGEDAIRDVSKQVQRNRAAFDLSPDAMPVFGTIASKFNDDGVTALYQALAAELQQHGLKDFERHLKPVSTKTSTQRTVIIPAQHKRYLAEIAETVRGYRNEVEAQSRLARERQQLQASCAMLAQAGHSPHELESLIAQREQSLSPEARKALAAWPEIQASYGGSELVVQVRDREIRTALKQTTLSGTAIPRVALPRYHDEGDLLSWLMLENLPGYFPFTAGVFPFKREEEDPTRMFAGEGDAFRTNRRFKQLSEHSEAKRLSTAFDSVTLYGFDPDERPDIYGKVGNSGVSIATLDDMKALYQGFDLCHPTTSVSMTINGPAPTLLAMFLNTAIDQQLEKFSAACGRQPDEKETREITARALGSVRGTVQADILKEDQGQNTCIFSTEFSLKLMGDIQEYFISRDIRNFYSASISGYHIAEAGANPISQLAFTLANGFTFVEAYLARGMKIDDFARNLSFFFSNGMDPEYTVMGRVARRIWATAMRYKYGANERSQKLKYHIQTSGRSLHAQEMAFNDIRTTLQALIAIYDNCNSLHTNAYDEAITTPTDESVRRAMAIQLVINKEWGLAKTENPNQGAFIIEELTDLVEEAVLLEFERLSDRGGVLGAMETGYQRGRIQDESMHYEHRKHDGSLPIVGVNTFLSANAEPAGSEITLARSTTREKDSQIERLRDFQARNRPQCEEALQSLRLAVADNANVFAELMQAVRYCSLGQITDTFFEVGGQYRRTM; this comes from the coding sequence CTGCGGTTTATCACGGCGGCGAGTCTGTTCGACGGCCACGATGCAGCTATCAATATCATGCGCCGAATGCTGCAGGCTTCCGGTGTCGAAGTAATACACTTGGCCCATAACCGTTCGGTGCAGGAAGTCGTCGAAGCGGCCATCCAGGAGGACGTGGACGGTATTGCCATCAGTTCTTACCAGGGTGGTCACCTGGAGTATTTCAAGTATCTGGTGGACCAGCTCAGAGATCGCGGCGCCGGCCACATCCGTATCTTCGGTGGCGGTGGGGGCGTAATCATCCCGGCGGAGATCGCGGAACTGCACGACTACGGCGTCGAACGACTCTTCTCCCCGGCAGACGGCCAGAAAATGGGCCTGCAGGGAATGATTGACGACATTATTAAGCGCTCCCATGCTGCCAGCGGCAGGCCGGCAGCTCCACCGGCCAGCGAGCTGCCCGGTGGCGACCGGCTGCAGCTGACCCGGTTTATTACGGCGCTGGAAAACGGCAGCGTCAGCGCCGAGCAGCTTGAGCTGCTGCGCGGATTGGCGGACCAGGCCGCTGCCACCCCGGTCCTGGGAATAACGGGTACTGGCGGTGCCGGTAAATCCTCGCTTACCGACGAACTGGTCAGTCGCTTTCGCCAGGACAGTAATGACAAGGTCTCAATCGCTATTCTGGCCATTGACCCCACCAGAAGAAAGACAGGTGGCGCCCTGCTCGGCGATCGTATCCGCATGAACGCCATCAACCACCCAAGTCTGTTCATGCGCTCCATCGCAACCCGTCGGGCCGGTGCGGAGATCCCGGAGAACCTGCAAGCCATTATAGACGCCACGAAAGCGTCCGGCTTCGATCTGACAATCGTCGAGACACCAGGGATTGGCCAGGGCGACGCCGGTATCGTACCGTTTGTAGACTGCTCCCTGTATGTGATGACGCCTGAGTTCGGCGCCGCCAGCCAACTGGAAAAAATAGACATGCTGGATTTCGCCGATCTGTTCGCCATCAACAAATTCGACCGCCAGGGCGGCGAGGACGCGATCAGGGATGTCAGCAAGCAGGTACAACGTAACCGTGCGGCCTTCGATCTGAGCCCTGACGCTATGCCAGTCTTTGGCACCATCGCATCAAAGTTCAATGACGACGGTGTCACCGCCCTGTATCAGGCCCTGGCCGCAGAGCTTCAGCAGCACGGACTGAAAGACTTCGAGCGCCATTTAAAACCTGTCAGTACAAAAACCTCCACCCAGCGCACAGTCATTATCCCGGCTCAGCACAAACGCTACCTGGCGGAAATTGCGGAAACCGTGCGCGGATACCGCAACGAGGTGGAAGCGCAGTCCCGTCTGGCGAGGGAACGTCAGCAACTGCAGGCATCCTGTGCCATGCTGGCACAGGCGGGCCATAGCCCGCATGAGCTGGAATCCTTGATCGCTCAGCGCGAGCAGTCCTTGAGTCCAGAGGCAAGAAAGGCGCTGGCGGCGTGGCCGGAAATCCAGGCAAGTTATGGCGGCAGTGAACTGGTCGTGCAGGTCAGGGATCGGGAAATCCGGACCGCGTTGAAACAGACTACTCTGTCGGGAACTGCCATCCCCCGGGTTGCCCTGCCCCGTTATCACGATGAAGGCGATCTGTTGAGCTGGTTGATGCTGGAGAACCTGCCCGGCTATTTTCCCTTCACCGCCGGCGTCTTCCCGTTTAAACGCGAGGAAGAGGACCCTACCCGCATGTTTGCCGGTGAAGGGGACGCCTTCCGCACCAATCGGCGTTTCAAACAGCTGTCAGAGCACTCGGAGGCCAAGCGCCTGTCCACTGCCTTCGACTCGGTGACGCTGTACGGTTTCGATCCTGACGAGCGCCCGGATATCTACGGCAAAGTGGGCAACTCCGGTGTGTCTATTGCCACCCTCGATGACATGAAAGCTCTGTACCAGGGTTTCGACCTCTGTCACCCGACCACCTCCGTATCCATGACGATCAACGGCCCGGCGCCCACCCTGCTTGCCATGTTCCTGAATACCGCCATCGATCAGCAGCTGGAAAAATTCAGCGCCGCGTGCGGCAGGCAGCCGGACGAGAAAGAGACCCGGGAGATTACCGCCCGGGCCCTTGGAAGCGTCAGAGGCACAGTACAGGCGGATATTCTCAAGGAGGATCAGGGCCAGAACACCTGCATCTTCTCGACGGAGTTCAGCCTCAAGCTGATGGGGGACATTCAGGAATATTTTATAAGCCGGGACATTCGCAACTTCTACTCGGCCTCCATCTCCGGTTATCACATCGCCGAAGCCGGTGCCAACCCGATCTCGCAGCTGGCCTTCACCCTGGCCAACGGCTTCACTTTCGTGGAAGCTTATCTGGCCCGGGGCATGAAGATCGACGACTTTGCCCGTAATCTTTCCTTCTTTTTTTCCAATGGCATGGATCCGGAGTATACGGTCATGGGGCGCGTGGCACGGCGGATCTGGGCCACGGCCATGCGCTACAAGTACGGGGCCAACGAACGCAGCCAGAAACTGAAGTACCACATCCAGACCTCAGGCCGGTCATTGCACGCCCAGGAAATGGCCTTCAATGATATACGCACCACCCTGCAGGCACTGATCGCCATTTACGACAACTGCAACAGCCTGCACACCAATGCCTACGACGAGGCGATTACCACGCCCACCGATGAATCGGTACGGCGGGCGATGGCAATTCAACTGGTCATTAACAAGGAATGGGGGCTGGCAAAAACCGAGAACCCCAACCAGGGCGCTTTCATCATCGAGGAGCTGACTGATCTGGTGGAGGAAGCGGTACTGTTGGAATTTGAGCGCCTGTCCGATCGGGGCGGGGTTCTGGGCGCCATGGAGACCGGGTACCAGCGCGGCAGAATCCAGGACGAATCCATGCACTACGAACACAGGAAGCATGACGGCAGCCTGCCGATTGTCGGGGTCAACACCTTTCTCAGCGCCAATGCCGAACCGGCAGGTTCTGAAATTACCCTGGCCAGATCCACAACCCGGGAGAAAGACAGCCAGATCGAACGGTTACGGGATTTTCAGGCCCGCAATCGCCCGCAGTGTGAGGAGGCGCTGCAAAGTCTCAGACTGGCAGTGGCTGACAATGCGAACGTCTTCGCTGAATTGATGCAGGCAGTAAGGTACTGTTCACTCGGTCAGATTACCGACACGTTCTTCGAGGTCGGAGGACAGTATCGGCGCACCATGTAA
- a CDS encoding ATP-binding cassette domain-containing protein — MQQPVLTLENISKKYGDFTAVDKVNLQIPRGSVYGFLGPNGAGKTTTIRMILDIIQPTSGRISILGHQSAQAVRQRIGYLPEEKGLYKKMKVASLIAYFARLKGMAKQDAERQAEALLRQYGLIEFCDARIESLSKGMSQKVQVLASVAHEPELVILDEPFSGLDPVNQQVLEDLIKNLSANGQTVIFSTHIMAHAERLCDQILLIAGGRKVFDGTVSEAKALVPRRVLLETAGDVAGLARLDSVARITASETEPGTVPHWVVEITNNAQPQDILKYCFDAGIPLSRFEYAEPSLHDVFVDLVGAEAREQRLR; from the coding sequence ATGCAACAACCAGTACTAACGCTGGAAAACATCAGCAAGAAGTACGGCGACTTCACCGCCGTGGACAAGGTGAATCTGCAGATCCCGCGGGGATCTGTGTACGGCTTCCTGGGGCCCAATGGGGCCGGCAAAACCACGACGATTCGCATGATCCTGGATATTATTCAGCCCACCTCAGGGCGCATTTCCATACTGGGCCATCAGTCGGCACAGGCGGTGCGGCAGCGCATTGGTTACCTGCCGGAAGAGAAAGGCCTGTACAAGAAAATGAAAGTGGCCAGCCTGATCGCCTACTTCGCAAGACTCAAGGGGATGGCGAAGCAGGACGCCGAGCGCCAGGCGGAGGCATTGCTGCGTCAGTACGGGCTGATCGAGTTCTGCGATGCCCGCATCGAATCCCTCTCCAAGGGTATGTCCCAGAAGGTCCAGGTACTGGCGTCGGTGGCACACGAACCCGAACTGGTGATCCTCGATGAACCCTTCTCCGGACTGGACCCGGTCAACCAGCAGGTGCTGGAAGACCTGATAAAGAATCTGAGTGCGAACGGCCAGACGGTGATTTTTTCCACCCATATCATGGCCCATGCAGAGCGGCTGTGTGATCAGATACTGCTCATCGCTGGCGGACGAAAAGTATTCGACGGAACCGTCTCGGAAGCCAAGGCACTGGTGCCTCGCCGGGTGCTGCTGGAAACTGCCGGGGATGTGGCCGGGTTGGCCAGACTGGACTCCGTGGCCAGGATCACAGCCTCCGAGACCGAGCCGGGCACTGTCCCCCATTGGGTAGTGGAAATCACCAATAACGCCCAACCCCAGGATATTCTCAAATACTGCTTTGATGCGGGCATTCCACTCAGCCGTTTCGAGTACGCCGAGCCCAGTCTGCACGACGTATTCGTAGACCTGGTAGGGGCTGAAGCCAGGGAGCAGCGACTGCGATGA
- a CDS encoding ABC transporter permease: protein MNVIRIIAWREFMENVRTRGFWIGILLLPVMVIGIYLIQSSLASATPTRYYMLIDQTGRYQDTVESAIELEHQRQVLQAFVNYLLDNRKERDLELTAADARSAADQLVDDVGADEAAALNEWIEAGGLDFALTMSTPYLREDAPPFESPRRTFIQAPMPDGIDLNASPEQLVGQLRPLLSGEQRVSVDGNSGELFALILVPADIDDHVMRPGVMPVAGQAPRTGIQYWSRNLADTRLPNAVERSLNSRIRDEEFANSGLNTQLIRSIQRTRLPLSKLDPLASEGEEAVSMADTFRQFAPMGFVYFMFLALMQSVQYLLTNTIEEKSNRILEVLLASVTPNELLMGKLLGIGLSSLTTLAAWLLTLFLFLNLYDSAETSAIVQIIGVALSSDLVPWFIFYCLAGYALYSGIFLAIGSLCNTLKEAQGMMVPVLVTMMIPITITPFVVMDPNGSLFRMLSWFPPFTPFLMMNRAAANPPLLDLIGTTLVLLFSIFLVLWLSGRVFRQGLLRTGQPPRVIELLRMLRGGH from the coding sequence ATGAATGTTATTCGAATCATCGCCTGGCGTGAATTCATGGAGAATGTCCGCACCAGGGGATTCTGGATCGGTATCCTGTTACTGCCGGTCATGGTTATCGGCATCTACCTGATTCAATCATCGCTGGCGAGTGCAACGCCGACCCGTTACTACATGCTGATAGACCAGACCGGCCGTTACCAGGACACGGTGGAGTCCGCCATCGAACTGGAACATCAGCGCCAGGTTCTCCAGGCGTTCGTCAACTATCTGCTGGACAACCGCAAAGAAAGAGACCTGGAACTCACCGCCGCTGACGCCAGATCCGCGGCAGACCAGCTCGTAGACGACGTAGGTGCAGACGAGGCCGCAGCCCTGAACGAATGGATCGAAGCCGGGGGCCTGGATTTCGCCCTGACCATGTCGACGCCCTACCTGCGGGAAGACGCACCACCCTTCGAGAGTCCGCGCCGCACCTTTATTCAAGCCCCGATGCCCGACGGCATCGACCTTAACGCCAGCCCGGAACAACTTGTCGGCCAGCTGAGGCCCCTTCTGAGCGGCGAACAACGGGTGTCCGTGGATGGCAATAGTGGTGAACTGTTTGCCCTGATCCTGGTGCCCGCCGATATTGACGACCACGTCATGCGTCCCGGTGTGATGCCGGTTGCCGGCCAGGCTCCGCGTACCGGCATTCAGTACTGGAGCCGCAATCTGGCCGATACGCGGCTTCCGAATGCCGTAGAGCGCAGTCTCAACTCCAGAATTCGCGATGAGGAGTTCGCTAACAGCGGTCTCAATACGCAGTTGATCCGCTCTATTCAGCGCACCCGATTGCCACTCAGCAAACTTGACCCCCTTGCCAGTGAAGGGGAGGAAGCGGTGAGCATGGCCGATACCTTTCGGCAGTTTGCCCCGATGGGCTTTGTGTACTTCATGTTTCTGGCCCTGATGCAGAGCGTTCAGTACCTGCTGACCAACACCATCGAAGAAAAATCCAATCGTATCCTTGAGGTCCTGCTGGCTTCGGTAACACCGAATGAGCTGCTGATGGGCAAATTGCTGGGCATCGGGCTGAGCAGCCTGACCACGCTGGCAGCCTGGCTGCTGACCCTGTTTCTGTTTCTGAATTTATACGACAGCGCGGAAACCAGCGCCATCGTGCAGATTATCGGCGTTGCCCTGAGTTCCGACCTGGTCCCGTGGTTTATTTTTTACTGCCTGGCCGGCTACGCTTTGTACTCCGGCATCTTCCTGGCCATCGGCAGTCTCTGCAACACGCTCAAGGAGGCGCAGGGCATGATGGTGCCGGTGCTCGTCACCATGATGATACCGATTACCATTACGCCCTTCGTGGTCATGGACCCCAATGGCAGTCTGTTCAGAATGCTCTCCTGGTTCCCGCCATTCACTCCGTTCCTGATGATGAACCGGGCAGCCGCCAATCCACCGCTGCTGGATCTGATCGGTACCACACTAGTGCTGCTGTTCAGCATTTTTCTGGTGCTTTGGCTGTCGGGGCGGGTTTTCAGACAGGGCCTGCTGCGGACCGGCCAGCCACCACGGGTGATTGAGTTGCTGCGGATGCTACGCGGCGGTCACTGA
- a CDS encoding GNAT family N-acetyltransferase, whose amino-acid sequence MKIQVRRIVGSDDLELLTQRINTAQWDAGNDIDGYQVDALRTYLADDDHLFVAAFVGEDPPELGGIAAARIERKPYEDFRWLYIDEVDTCVNFRRRGVGKALMTFLLESARGRGCQEAWLGTEHANLAANTLYRSLQPAHVESVIGYTYELNSDASLDQ is encoded by the coding sequence GTGAAGATACAGGTCAGGCGGATAGTCGGGTCAGACGACCTGGAGCTGTTGACACAACGCATAAATACGGCGCAGTGGGATGCCGGAAACGATATCGACGGTTACCAGGTGGACGCGTTGCGCACTTATCTTGCCGACGATGACCACCTGTTTGTCGCCGCGTTTGTGGGTGAAGATCCGCCCGAACTTGGCGGTATCGCCGCGGCGCGTATAGAGCGTAAACCCTATGAGGATTTCCGCTGGCTTTACATCGATGAAGTGGACACCTGTGTCAATTTCAGGCGCCGGGGTGTCGGTAAGGCACTGATGACTTTCCTGCTGGAATCCGCCAGGGGACGGGGCTGTCAGGAGGCCTGGCTTGGCACGGAGCATGCCAACCTGGCTGCCAATACGCTGTATAGATCTCTGCAACCGGCCCATGTGGAGTCAGTCATTGGCTACACCTATGAGCTGAACAGCGACGCTTCCCTCGATCAGTGA
- a CDS encoding class I SAM-dependent rRNA methyltransferase produces the protein MLTVRLKKGREASLLRHHPWVFSGAIESVEGKQTAGEPAEVVSHDHKPLGVGAYSPQSQLRVRLFSFQATGIDRAFFRTTLTRALAKRDSLLNNSERTACRLVFGESDHLPGLVVDKYGDYLVCQFLFAGLEPWKTDLVELLAELTGCRGIFERSDTAARKREGLEPSEGLLWGEPPPETLLIRENGLQLEVDVRSGQKTGFYLDQADNRQVIRPYCQGREVLNCFAYTGAFSLTALAAGARRVTSVDSSRPALAILQRNIHHNGLDENRHATVEAKVGNLLREWQTQGRQADLVILDPPKFAEQKSQVMKAARAYKDLAMQAVKLISPGGFLVTFSCSGAIDLKLFQKITADAFLDAGREGEIVDYLHQSADHPIALAFPESQYLKGLICRVNDQGTSPQ, from the coding sequence ATGCTGACTGTGCGTCTGAAAAAGGGCCGGGAAGCCTCATTGCTGCGTCATCACCCCTGGGTATTCTCCGGTGCAATCGAGTCGGTGGAAGGCAAGCAGACAGCGGGCGAGCCGGCAGAGGTGGTCAGTCACGACCACAAACCCCTGGGTGTAGGCGCCTATTCTCCCCAGTCACAGTTACGCGTGCGTCTGTTCAGCTTCCAGGCCACCGGCATCGATCGCGCCTTTTTTCGCACTACCCTGACCAGGGCGCTGGCTAAACGGGACAGCCTGCTTAATAACAGCGAGCGCACTGCCTGTCGCCTGGTATTCGGAGAATCGGATCACCTGCCGGGACTGGTGGTGGACAAGTACGGTGATTACCTGGTGTGCCAGTTTCTGTTTGCCGGGCTGGAGCCCTGGAAAACCGATCTGGTCGAATTGCTGGCTGAACTGACCGGCTGTCGGGGTATCTTTGAACGATCCGACACGGCGGCGCGTAAAAGAGAAGGTCTGGAACCCAGTGAAGGCCTGCTGTGGGGGGAACCACCCCCGGAAACCCTGTTGATTCGCGAAAATGGCCTGCAACTGGAGGTCGATGTCAGGAGCGGGCAGAAAACCGGTTTCTACCTGGACCAGGCCGACAATCGCCAGGTTATCAGGCCCTACTGCCAGGGCCGGGAGGTACTCAATTGTTTCGCCTATACCGGCGCCTTCTCCCTGACCGCACTGGCCGCCGGTGCCAGGCGGGTAACCAGCGTCGATTCGTCCCGACCTGCACTTGCCATACTGCAGCGTAATATCCATCACAATGGCCTTGACGAAAACCGTCACGCCACTGTAGAGGCTAAAGTCGGTAACCTGTTAAGAGAATGGCAGACGCAGGGCCGGCAGGCCGATCTGGTGATCCTGGATCCGCCAAAGTTTGCCGAACAGAAGTCCCAGGTCATGAAGGCAGCCCGGGCCTACAAGGATCTGGCGATGCAGGCGGTGAAACTTATTTCGCCGGGAGGCTTTCTGGTCACCTTCTCCTGTTCGGGCGCCATCGACCTGAAGCTGTTTCAAAAAATTACCGCCGACGCTTTTCTCGACGCCGGCCGTGAGGGCGAAATCGTCGATTATCTGCATCAGTCTGCCGACCACCCGATTGCCCTGGCGTTCCCCGAGAGCCAATACCTCAAGGGTCTGATCTGTCGTGTCAACGACCAGGGGACCTCTCCTCAATAA